From the Petrotoga sibirica DSM 13575 genome, one window contains:
- a CDS encoding GH1 family beta-glucosidase, protein MSEKVFPKDFMWGAATASYQIEGSPLADGAGPSIWHKFSHTPGNTYNGDTGDVADDHYNKYKEDIALMKDLGLNAYRFSISWPRIFPYGKGKINEKGVDFYNRLVDELLKADITPFVTLYHWDLPAALQDLGGWTNRDIAYWYTDYADYMFQRLGDRVKNWITLNEPWVMAFVGHFMGEHAPGMKDLYASFSVVHNQLRAHSKTVKAFREENIKEGKIGITLSNSSHDPATNSQEDKDAARLAHEWTNYPLFLNPIYKGEYPSGIKEYASEFLPHNYENDLEEIKEKIDFVGINYYSGDLVKADTKSFLGGKTVERGLPKTEMGWEIYPEGFYKILKGVQNEYNPKEVYVTENGAAFDDKVVNQGVHDEDRIDYLKKHLEQALRAIQNGVTLKGYFVWSLLDNFEWAWGYSKRFGIVYVDYKTQKRIIKDSGKWYSQVIKNNSFEF, encoded by the coding sequence ATGTCTGAAAAAGTTTTCCCAAAGGATTTCATGTGGGGAGCAGCTACTGCATCATACCAAATAGAAGGTTCTCCTTTAGCAGATGGAGCTGGTCCTTCGATTTGGCATAAGTTTTCTCATACACCTGGAAATACGTATAATGGGGACACTGGAGACGTGGCAGACGATCATTATAACAAGTACAAAGAAGATATTGCTTTGATGAAAGATTTAGGATTAAACGCGTACAGGTTTTCTATATCTTGGCCAAGAATTTTCCCATATGGTAAAGGTAAAATCAACGAAAAAGGTGTTGATTTTTACAATAGATTGGTTGATGAATTACTCAAGGCAGATATAACTCCTTTTGTCACATTGTATCATTGGGATTTACCCGCTGCTCTACAAGATCTGGGCGGTTGGACAAACAGAGACATCGCTTATTGGTACACCGATTATGCTGATTACATGTTTCAAAGATTGGGGGACAGAGTAAAAAATTGGATTACTTTAAACGAACCCTGGGTAATGGCTTTTGTTGGCCATTTTATGGGTGAACATGCGCCTGGAATGAAAGACCTTTACGCTTCCTTCTCAGTTGTTCACAATCAGTTGCGAGCTCATTCAAAAACAGTTAAAGCTTTCAGAGAAGAAAACATCAAAGAAGGAAAAATCGGAATAACTTTATCTAATTCTTCACACGATCCTGCAACTAATTCACAAGAAGATAAAGATGCAGCAAGGTTGGCCCATGAATGGACAAATTACCCATTGTTTTTGAATCCAATATACAAGGGCGAATATCCAAGTGGGATAAAAGAATATGCTTCTGAGTTTTTACCTCACAATTACGAAAATGATTTGGAAGAAATAAAAGAAAAAATCGATTTTGTAGGCATCAATTATTACTCTGGAGATCTTGTCAAGGCTGATACAAAATCATTTTTAGGTGGGAAAACCGTTGAAAGAGGTCTTCCAAAAACAGAAATGGGATGGGAGATCTACCCTGAAGGTTTCTACAAAATACTAAAAGGTGTACAAAACGAGTACAATCCAAAAGAAGTGTATGTAACTGAAAACGGTGCTGCTTTTGATGATAAAGTAGTAAACCAAGGGGTACACGATGAAGATAGAATAGATTATTTAAAGAAACATCTTGAACAAGCTTTAAGGGCTATTCAAAATGGAGTTACGCTCAAAGGATACTTCGTCTGGTCTTTATTAGACAATTTTGAATGGGCATGGGGCTATTCAAAAAGATTTGGAATAGTGTACGTTGATTACAAAACTCAAAAAAGGATCATAAAAGATAGCGGTAAATGGTATTCACAGGTTATCAAGAATAATTCTTTTGAATTCTAA